The Mucilaginibacter gracilis genomic interval ATATTGGTGGATGGCCGCAACACGGTTGTTGCAGGTAAGGAAGACGGTTTTTACGTTGGCCCAACGGTTATTGACTACGTAACGCCCGACATGGACGTGGCCCGCGAAGAAATTTTTGGCCCCGTAATCAGTATTATGCGCGCCAAAACTTTAGACGAAGCCCTGGCCATTGAGAACGCCAACCCATACGGAAACGCTGCCGCAGTGTTCACCCAAAATGGCGGCGCTGCAAGGCATGTAATAAGCAATGCCAGTGCCGGTATGATAGGTGTTAACGTTGGCGTACCCGTACCGCGCGAACCATTTTCGTTCGGTGGCTGGAACGAAAGTAAATTTGGAGTAGGGGATATAACCGGAAAAAGTTCCATTGAATTTTGGACCAAACTTAAAAAAACAACCACCAAATGGAACCCCGAAGCGGGCGTAAACTGGATGAGTTAATAGTCGACTTGATATGTTTGAATTTTTTAAACGTAAGAAAAAGGAACCTGAGGCGAATGAAAATCTTGTCGTTTCGTTTGCCGCTAATGACAGTATTTTACAAGGATACAAGCAAAAAGCCCAGGAGCAAATTTCATATTTAATCGATTTCATTAAAGAAAATGGAGACGGAATTGAAAAATATGGCGAAGTACTTTTTAATTATGGTGTCAAAGTAAGATTTGAAGAAGGTGATGAGGCCGAACATATGTGGGTTAAGGTCAGCGAATTTAAGGACGGTTATTTTTTAGGCGAACTTAATAACGATCCTAATACCATGAAACTAATTAAATGCGGAGACAAGGTAAACGTTTTAGTTAAAGATGTTGAGGATTGGATATTACAAGATCTGTTAACCAAAACAAAAGTTGGTCACTTTTCAAACGCCTACGTTAAGGGAAATGCGAACCGGGATTCGCAATAACTTTAAGTTAAATAACAACGATAACAAATTTTAACTTTTATTACCCTTAGGGGTAGGGAACTCAATATTATGCTAACAACAGAAACTTTATCAGAGACAGAAGAGATAGTCCAAAACAGCATGGATTACACCTTGTTTTCGTGGAGCAAACAAAAGGGTATAAATCCAATAGCTGTAAAATATGCCGAAGGTATTTACCTGTACGATTATGAGGGCAAACGTTACATTGATTTTTCTTCCGGATTAATGAATGTGAACATCGGTCACGGCAACCCTCGAGTTGCGCAGGCCGTTATGGAGCAAATGCAGCAGGTAAGCTATGTAACGCCAAGCTGCGTTACCAAAGTGCGTGGCGAATTAGGGAAAAAACTGGCCGAAATTACGCCGGGTAACCTAACAAAAACCCTGTTCACGGTATGCGGTGCAACCGCTATTGAAAATGCAATTAAGCTGGCGCGTTTATACACAGGTCGCCATAAAATTATAACCCGCTACAGGGCATTTCACGGTGCATCTTATGGCGCCATGACAGCCGGCGGCGACCCCCGCAAAATCGCTTCCGACGCGCAACAGGCACCCAATTTTGTACACGTAGAAGATCCGTACTGCTACCGCTGTCCCTGGGGAAAGGAAATTAAAACCTGCAACCGCGAATGCGTGAGCCATATTGAGCGGGTAATTGATTTTGAAGGCCCCGAAACCGTAGCCGCCATTTTAATGGAAGGCGAAAGCGGCACATCGGGCTGTATAAAATACCCGCCCGATTATCTGAAAAAGATACGCGCCTTATGCGACAAGCATGGCATTTTGCTCATAGCCGACGAGGTAATGAGTGGCTTTGGCCGTACCGGCAAATGGTTTGGTGTTGATAACCACGGCGGCGTTGTGCCCGATATGATAGCCACCGCAAAAGGCATCACCGCAGGCTATTTGCCCTTAGGAGCTTTAATAGTAACCGATAAAATTGCTGCCGCGTTTGATGATAAACCCTTAATGCTTGGCCTAACCTACTCGGCCCACCCGGTAACCTGCTCGGCAGGGGTAGAGGTGCTTAAAATTTATGAGGACGAAAACCTGATAGAAAACGCAGCCAACATGGGCCGGTACATTGAAGACAAGGTTGAAGAAATGAAAAAAACTCACCCCAGCATCGGCGATTTCCGCAATACAGGTTTGCTGGGTTGCATCGAACTGGTAAAAAACCGCAACACCAAAGAGCCAATGGCACCATACAACGCCAAAGCCAGCGAAATGGAAATTATGAACAAGGTTGCCGCCAAAATTAAAGAATTGGGCATGTACGCATTCGTCCGTTGGAACTATATTTTCATAGCACCGCCGCTATCAGTAACCGCAGCCCAGGTAGACGAGGGTTTGGATATTATCTCTCAGGCCATCAGCATAGCCGACGAATATATTTACTGATAAACTGATAAGATATTCGTTCTAAAGTTTAATACTGAACACCGAATATCAAACACCGAATGATGAATTTGATTTCGGTGTTTGATATTCAAAATTCGGTGTTCGATATTCGTCCTAACCGTAAATGCTATTATGCCCCATAGGGGCTAAAGGTCGGTAGAATATTATCAACAAAAATAAACGTGCTCCGTAGGAGCACTACAATAAGCCAATAACCCAATAATTAACAAATATGCGTATATTGAATTTTTAATTTATACCGGACATGCAACCCACATCAACCATAGCAACCGACATCATGGACGCCGAACTTCACAGCGACGACCTGGCCGCTATCCCTTTGGATAAGCGCTCCTGGGGCACCTGGAATTACGCCGCCCTGTGGATAAGCATGAGTTTATGTATCCCAACCTATATGCTGGCCAGCTCATTGATAGAGGGCGGCATGAACTGGTGGCAATCTGTTTTAACCATCCTCATCGGCAACACCGTTGTACTTATCCCCATGATATTGAATGGCCGTGCAGGTGCAAAATACGGCATCCCGTTCCCGGTTTTTGCAAGGGCAAGCTTTGGCATAAAGGGAGCAAATATCCCGGCCATGTTAAGGGCAATTATAGCCTGCGGCTGGTTTGGCATCCAAACCTGGATAGGCGGCTACGCCATGTATCAAATGGTAAAACTATGGCTTCCGGGTATCGATTCGCTTCCGCAAATATTCCCTGCTTCCTGGTCGTTACAATCCGGGC includes:
- a CDS encoding DUF2314 domain-containing protein is translated as MFEFFKRKKKEPEANENLVVSFAANDSILQGYKQKAQEQISYLIDFIKENGDGIEKYGEVLFNYGVKVRFEEGDEAEHMWVKVSEFKDGYFLGELNNDPNTMKLIKCGDKVNVLVKDVEDWILQDLLTKTKVGHFSNAYVKGNANRDSQ
- a CDS encoding aminotransferase class III-fold pyridoxal phosphate-dependent enzyme, coding for MLTTETLSETEEIVQNSMDYTLFSWSKQKGINPIAVKYAEGIYLYDYEGKRYIDFSSGLMNVNIGHGNPRVAQAVMEQMQQVSYVTPSCVTKVRGELGKKLAEITPGNLTKTLFTVCGATAIENAIKLARLYTGRHKIITRYRAFHGASYGAMTAGGDPRKIASDAQQAPNFVHVEDPYCYRCPWGKEIKTCNRECVSHIERVIDFEGPETVAAILMEGESGTSGCIKYPPDYLKKIRALCDKHGILLIADEVMSGFGRTGKWFGVDNHGGVVPDMIATAKGITAGYLPLGALIVTDKIAAAFDDKPLMLGLTYSAHPVTCSAGVEVLKIYEDENLIENAANMGRYIEDKVEEMKKTHPSIGDFRNTGLLGCIELVKNRNTKEPMAPYNAKASEMEIMNKVAAKIKELGMYAFVRWNYIFIAPPLSVTAAQVDEGLDIISQAISIADEYIY